The Haloplanus salinarum genome includes a region encoding these proteins:
- a CDS encoding TrmB family transcriptional regulator: MTKTTSSDAGIDSLVEEAVETLRTFELTEYEAKCFVALARLREGTAKEVSEVADVPRARIYDSMDTLQDRGLVSVQESKPRRFRAVSPRESVELLEQECRSRLDTLGAVLPRLGSPDRSSSAGEVWTMEGETAVSERLATLVGDADDEVLLAVAVDALLGDDLIDALDDAVDRDVEVVIGSPDGAIRERLTDAVDGAEVVETWTWWDAVPIDAGAVTSVCMVDGNALLVSADATTDLPGVRKHRAIWTDSAEAPVVGMMRPLLASAIRGD; this comes from the coding sequence GTGACCAAAACCACATCTTCGGACGCCGGCATCGACTCGCTCGTCGAGGAGGCAGTGGAGACGCTCCGGACGTTCGAACTCACCGAGTACGAGGCGAAATGTTTCGTGGCGCTTGCGCGCCTGCGCGAGGGCACGGCGAAGGAGGTGAGCGAAGTCGCTGACGTGCCGCGCGCGCGGATCTACGACAGCATGGACACCCTCCAGGACCGGGGTCTCGTCAGCGTCCAGGAGTCGAAGCCGCGACGGTTCCGCGCGGTTTCGCCGCGCGAGTCGGTCGAACTGCTGGAACAGGAGTGTCGGAGCCGCCTCGACACCCTCGGGGCGGTCCTGCCCCGCCTCGGATCGCCGGATCGCTCGTCGAGCGCCGGCGAAGTCTGGACGATGGAAGGCGAGACGGCCGTCTCGGAGCGGCTCGCGACGCTCGTCGGCGACGCCGACGACGAGGTGTTGCTGGCTGTCGCCGTCGACGCCCTCCTCGGGGACGACCTGATCGACGCGCTCGACGACGCCGTCGACCGGGACGTCGAGGTGGTGATCGGGTCACCCGACGGGGCGATCCGGGAGCGACTGACCGACGCCGTCGACGGCGCCGAGGTGGTCGAGACCTGGACGTGGTGGGACGCCGTCCCGATCGACGCCGGCGCCGTCACGAGCGTCTGTATGGTCGACGGCAACGCGCTCCTCGTCAGCGCCGACGCCACGACGGACCTGCCCGGCGTCCGCAAACACCGGGCTATCTGGACCGACAGCGCCGAAGCGCCCGTGGTCGGCATGATGCGCCCGCTCCTGGCCTCGGCGATCCGGGGCGACTAG
- a CDS encoding transcription initiation factor IIB, protein MSHQPHSLREAGGEQHETTDVETEERVDEFACPECDAALVADEAHGETVCESCGLVVEEDEIDHGPEWRAFDSNERAEKSRVGAPTTKLLHDDGLSSVIDWQDRDAKGRTIDGSKRRKLQRLRTWDERFRSKSAQERNLKQALGEIDRMSSALGLPENVRETASVVYRRALEDDLLRGRSIEAMATASLYAAARQASVPRSLDEFEPVSRVERKEFSRAYRYIVRELGLAIEPANPLEYLPRFASDLDLDGETKTRARSLLEEGMESGVHSGKSPVGLAAAALYAASILEGEKVTQKEVCSVSDVSEVTVRNRYTELLEAGTDPDAARAA, encoded by the coding sequence ATGAGCCACCAGCCCCACTCCCTCCGAGAGGCCGGCGGGGAACAGCACGAGACGACCGACGTCGAGACCGAAGAACGCGTCGACGAGTTCGCCTGTCCGGAGTGTGACGCGGCGCTCGTCGCCGACGAGGCACACGGCGAGACGGTGTGTGAGTCCTGCGGTCTCGTGGTCGAGGAAGACGAGATCGACCACGGGCCGGAGTGGCGTGCCTTCGACTCCAACGAGCGAGCGGAGAAGAGCCGTGTCGGCGCACCGACGACGAAACTCCTCCACGACGACGGTCTCTCCTCGGTCATCGACTGGCAGGACCGGGACGCGAAGGGGCGGACCATCGACGGGAGTAAGCGTCGCAAGCTACAGCGACTCCGGACTTGGGACGAGCGGTTCCGTTCGAAGAGCGCCCAGGAGCGCAACCTGAAGCAGGCGCTCGGCGAGATCGACCGGATGTCGTCGGCGCTGGGGTTGCCCGAGAACGTCCGCGAGACCGCGAGCGTCGTCTACCGCCGCGCGCTCGAGGACGACCTGCTCCGCGGTCGCTCCATCGAGGCGATGGCGACGGCGTCGCTGTACGCCGCCGCCCGCCAGGCCTCGGTTCCGCGGAGTCTCGACGAGTTCGAACCCGTCAGCCGGGTCGAGCGCAAGGAGTTCTCTCGAGCCTACCGCTACATCGTCCGCGAACTCGGCCTCGCCATCGAACCCGCCAACCCCCTCGAATACCTCCCGCGCTTTGCCTCCGATCTCGACCTCGACGGCGAGACGAAGACGCGTGCACGTTCGCTCCTCGAGGAAGGCATGGAGAGCGGCGTCCACAGCGGCAAGAGCCCGGTCGGCCTCGCGGCGGCCGCGCTCTACGCCGCCTCCATCCTCGAAGGGGAGAAAGTGACCCAGAAGGAGGTGTGTTCGGTGAGCGACGTCTCGGAGGTGACGGTCCGCAACCGGTACACCGAACTGCTGGAAGCCGGCACCGACCCCGATGCGGCCCGCGCCGCCTAG
- the panB gene encoding 3-methyl-2-oxobutanoate hydroxymethyltransferase, translating into MPTVQEIRQASADEEPLTMLTAYDAPTAELVDAAGIDMILVGDSMGNAVLGYDSTLPVTMDDVAGHTGAVVRATEDALVVADMPFLSYGATDDAGIENAGRLVKEAGANAVKIESGPHTVELTERLVQLGIPVMAHLGLTPQRLNQVGGYTRQGTTEADAREIKDLARRHEEAGAFSLVLEHVPSELAAEVTADLDVPVIGIGAGPETDGQVLVLTDVIGLSASPPPFAESFGDVRGEIADAVASYREAVEDGDFPD; encoded by the coding sequence ATGCCAACGGTACAGGAGATCAGGCAGGCGTCGGCGGACGAGGAACCGCTGACGATGCTGACGGCCTACGACGCGCCGACGGCCGAACTCGTCGACGCGGCCGGGATCGACATGATCCTGGTCGGCGACAGCATGGGCAACGCCGTGCTCGGGTACGACTCGACGCTCCCCGTGACGATGGACGACGTGGCGGGCCACACCGGCGCCGTGGTACGGGCCACCGAGGACGCGCTCGTCGTCGCGGACATGCCGTTTCTGAGCTACGGCGCGACCGACGACGCGGGGATCGAGAACGCCGGACGACTCGTCAAGGAGGCGGGTGCGAACGCCGTCAAGATCGAGTCGGGCCCGCACACCGTCGAGTTGACCGAACGCCTCGTCCAACTGGGGATCCCGGTGATGGCCCACCTCGGGTTGACGCCCCAACGTCTCAACCAGGTCGGCGGCTACACCAGACAGGGGACCACCGAGGCCGACGCCCGGGAGATCAAGGACCTCGCGCGGCGCCACGAGGAGGCGGGCGCCTTCTCGCTGGTGCTCGAACACGTCCCCTCGGAGCTGGCTGCCGAGGTGACCGCCGACCTCGACGTCCCGGTGATCGGCATCGGGGCCGGGCCGGAGACGGACGGCCAGGTGCTCGTGTTGACCGACGTCATCGGCCTCTCGGCGTCGCCCCCGCCGTTCGCCGAATCCTTCGGCGACGTGCGTGGCGAGATAGCGGACGCGGTGGCGTCGTACCGCGAGGCCGTCGAGGACGGCGACTTTCCGGACTAG
- a CDS encoding universal stress protein produces the protein MYDSILVPTDGSAGAETAAEHAFSLAAAFDAEVTVLSVVDAGPVGDAVADRREALEQAAQESVEAVARNADDELPVRTAVKRGRPYETIREYIDHAGIDLVTMGTHGRTGLDRLLLGSVAERVVRTSPVPVLTARADDGDADGAVAGVDSTYESVLVPTDGSEAATAAVEHALAVAERYDATVHVLSVVDMEALAGASSVGMSVPDVAQDLEAEHEAAAETIADRCERRGIEVEIRVEQGTPHRAIDRYVDERGIDLVTMGTHGRTGLDRLLLGSVTDRVIRTSSVPVLTVR, from the coding sequence ATGTACGACTCCATCCTGGTTCCGACCGACGGCAGTGCCGGTGCCGAGACGGCGGCCGAGCACGCTTTCTCGCTCGCCGCCGCCTTCGACGCCGAGGTGACCGTCCTCAGCGTCGTCGACGCGGGACCGGTCGGGGACGCGGTCGCCGACCGGCGGGAGGCACTGGAGCAGGCAGCCCAGGAGTCCGTCGAGGCGGTCGCGCGGAACGCCGACGACGAGCTGCCGGTCCGCACGGCGGTCAAGCGGGGCCGTCCGTACGAGACGATCCGCGAGTACATCGACCACGCGGGAATCGACCTCGTCACGATGGGGACGCACGGTCGAACGGGGCTCGACCGCCTGTTGCTCGGGAGCGTCGCCGAGCGCGTCGTCCGGACGAGTCCGGTGCCGGTGCTCACGGCCCGTGCCGACGACGGTGATGCCGACGGCGCCGTCGCCGGCGTCGACTCGACGTACGAGTCGGTGTTGGTGCCGACCGACGGAAGCGAGGCGGCGACGGCGGCGGTCGAACACGCCCTCGCCGTCGCGGAACGGTACGACGCGACCGTTCACGTGCTCTCGGTGGTCGACATGGAGGCGCTGGCCGGCGCCTCGAGTGTCGGCATGAGCGTCCCCGACGTCGCTCAGGACTTGGAGGCGGAGCACGAAGCGGCCGCCGAAACGATCGCGGACCGGTGTGAGCGCCGGGGGATCGAGGTGGAGATACGGGTCGAACAGGGCACACCCCACCGAGCCATCGACCGGTACGTCGACGAGAGGGGCATCGATCTCGTGACGATGGGCACCCACGGGCGGACGGGACTCGACCGCCTGTTGCTCGGGAGCGTGACCGACCGCGTGATCCGAACGAGTTCGGTGCCGGTGCTCACGGTGCGATGA
- a CDS encoding calcium-binding protein, with protein sequence MRPRALPIALFASLLAGAERVAEAVPERPQVRQFRPDLLDVVLDVLDGGQPLVQTLQARLDPVEVVPDRLQSLVRLRNGVGRLRHVLTEGGAVVGGRRQRRVEVVDPVVQFGQVLAHVAEYLLGGPVLVEEVGERVAVGQHVLHLGLEPTHPDVDARRHLALEGLAEDRHVVVVDRSLANLRGEGRRDRSGRCRGPSVGRRVRPVVGRRVRPVVGRRVRPVVGRRVRPVVGRCRCRLLLGRVVVGRLVPCPRIERRRGVGGSHRFRFVVVRLVRRLGILRLAPVRASRVDGVHRLVPVAHGGGEVVVGRAGREIVVGRAGRDLVVGRAGRDLVVGRAGRDLVVEERLRRRIVRLLGVLRG encoded by the coding sequence ATGCGGCCGCGGGCTTTACCGATTGCGCTTTTCGCGTCACTCCTCGCCGGTGCCGAACGCGTTGCTGAGGCGGTCCCGGAACGACCGCAGGTCCGCCAGTTCCGACCGGATCTCCTCGATGTCGTCCTCGACGTCCTCGACGGCGGACAGCCCCTCGTCCAGACGCTCCAGGCGCGACTCGATCCGGTCGAGGTCGTCCCCGACCGCCTCCAGTCGCTCGTCCGTCTCCGCAACGGCGTCGGCCGTCTCCGTCACGTCCTCACGGAGGGCGGCGCGGTCGTCGGCGGCCGCCGACAGCGACGCGTCGAGGTCGTCGACCCGGTCGTGCAATTCGGCCAGGTCCTCGCTCACGTCGCCGAGTACCTCCTCGGCGGTCCCGTTCTCGTCGAGGAAGTCGGCGAGCGCGTCGCGGTAGGCCAGCACGTCCTCCACCTGGGACTGGAGCCGACTCACCCGGACGTCGACGCTCGTCGGCACCTCGCCCTCGAAGGCCTCGCGGAGGACCGCCATGTCGTCGTCGTCGACCGATCCCTCGCGAATCTCCGCGGCGAGGGCCGACGCGACCGATCCGGGCGCTGCCGCGGGCCCAGTGTCGGCCGTCGCGTCCGTCCCGTCGTCGGCCGTCGCGTCCGTCCCGTCGTCGGCCGTCGCGTCCGTCCCGTCGTCGGCCGTCGCGTCCGCCCCGTCGTCGGCCGTTGCCGGTGTCGGCTGCTCCTCGGGCGTGTCGTCGTCGGGCGTCTCGTCCCCTGCCCGCGGATCGAGCGCCGCCGCGGCGTCGGCGGATCCCACCGCTTCCGGTTCGTCGTCGTCCGCCTCGTCCGGCGCCTCGGCATCCTCCGCCTCGCTCCCGTCCGTGCTTCCCGCGTCGACGGCGTCCACCGACTCGTCCCGGTCGCGCATGGCGGCGGAGAGGTCGTCGTCGGTCGAGCGGGGCGTGAGATCGTCGTCGGTCGAGCGGGGCGTGACCTCGTCGTCGGTCGAGCGGGGCGTGACCTCGTCGTCGGTCGAGCGGGGCGTGACCTCGTCGTCGAGGAGCGGCTCCGGCGTCGAATCGTCCGCCTCCTCGGTGTCCTCCGGGGCTGA
- a CDS encoding MBL fold metallo-hydrolase, with translation MGESDWGDWLPAAVAEADPDTVAVWYLGCNGFVLKGADGTTLFIDPYLGIGDPPRTVRMIPVPFDPTDVVEADAVLATHEHSDHVHGPTQAPILSATGADYYAPDASMAVVEGETWTEEWGVVADQFVTVAEGDRFEVGEFTVHVVPVNDPDAEHPVGYVIESDAGTVFHGGDTRPADSFPELADRFDLDLGVLAFGSVGMLPDKETREPKRTQWYADENDVIRAANDLELDRLVPSHWDMWKRLTADPTVLHHHARGFDHPDRLDVVEIGDRIDLYSSD, from the coding sequence CTGGGCGAGAGCGACTGGGGAGACTGGCTGCCGGCCGCCGTGGCCGAGGCCGATCCGGACACGGTCGCGGTCTGGTATCTGGGCTGTAACGGGTTCGTCCTGAAGGGCGCGGACGGGACGACCCTCTTCATCGATCCGTACCTCGGCATCGGCGACCCGCCACGGACGGTGCGGATGATCCCCGTCCCCTTCGATCCGACGGACGTCGTCGAGGCCGACGCGGTGCTCGCCACGCACGAGCACTCCGATCACGTCCACGGGCCGACGCAAGCGCCGATCCTGTCCGCGACCGGTGCCGACTACTACGCGCCGGACGCGAGCATGGCCGTCGTCGAGGGCGAGACCTGGACCGAGGAGTGGGGCGTCGTCGCGGACCAGTTCGTCACCGTCGCCGAGGGCGACCGGTTCGAGGTCGGGGAGTTCACCGTCCACGTCGTCCCGGTGAACGACCCCGACGCCGAGCACCCCGTCGGCTACGTGATCGAGAGCGACGCGGGGACGGTCTTCCACGGCGGCGACACCCGTCCCGCCGACTCTTTCCCCGAACTCGCGGACCGGTTCGACCTCGACCTCGGCGTCCTCGCGTTCGGTTCGGTGGGGATGCTCCCCGACAAGGAGACACGGGAGCCGAAACGGACGCAGTGGTACGCCGACGAGAACGACGTGATCCGCGCGGCGAACGACCTCGAACTCGACCGACTGGTGCCGAGCCACTGGGACATGTGGAAGCGTCTCACCGCCGATCCGACGGTCCTCCACCACCACGCGCGGGGGTTCGACCACCCGGACCGGCTGGACGTCGTCGAGATCGGCGACCGGATCGACCTCTATAGTAGCGATTGA
- a CDS encoding ketopantoate reductase family protein, giving the protein MEILILGAGSLGSLIGGLLARAHDVTLVGRDPHVAAVRDAGLRITGVETLTTHPAATTDASGASADLALVTVKAYDTPGAADALATCDVDAVCSLQNGMGNEERLAAGLDVPVLAGTTTYGARLADPGHVEWLGRGRVTVGPWRPVDAVARSERVAAAFRAADIDAAATTDVRRRLWEKLAVNAAINPVTALARVENGALTPPGALAEVATAAGTETARVARADGVDLSTATVHEAVEDVVRGTARNRSSMHQDVAGGRRTEVEAINGYVVDRAAAAGESVPVNRTLAALIRGWEAGAGLR; this is encoded by the coding sequence ATGGAAATCCTGATCCTCGGGGCCGGTAGCCTCGGGAGTCTCATCGGCGGGCTGTTGGCCCGCGCCCACGACGTGACGCTCGTCGGCCGGGACCCGCACGTCGCGGCGGTCCGGGACGCAGGCCTCCGGATCACGGGCGTCGAGACGCTCACGACCCATCCCGCGGCGACGACCGACGCGTCGGGCGCGAGCGCGGACCTCGCGCTCGTGACGGTCAAGGCCTACGACACGCCCGGCGCGGCCGACGCGCTGGCGACCTGTGACGTGGACGCGGTCTGCTCGCTCCAGAACGGGATGGGCAACGAGGAGCGCCTCGCCGCGGGCCTCGACGTCCCGGTGCTCGCGGGGACGACCACCTACGGGGCACGGCTCGCCGATCCCGGTCACGTGGAGTGGCTCGGCCGTGGGCGGGTGACGGTCGGCCCCTGGCGGCCGGTCGACGCCGTCGCTCGCAGCGAGCGCGTGGCTGCGGCCTTCCGCGCGGCCGACATCGACGCCGCGGCGACGACCGACGTGCGTCGCCGACTCTGGGAGAAACTGGCGGTCAACGCGGCGATCAACCCCGTCACGGCGCTGGCCCGCGTCGAGAACGGGGCGTTGACCCCGCCGGGGGCGCTGGCCGAGGTGGCGACGGCCGCCGGGACGGAGACGGCCCGGGTCGCGCGCGCCGACGGGGTCGACCTGTCGACGGCGACGGTACACGAGGCCGTCGAGGACGTCGTCCGCGGGACGGCGCGGAACCGCTCGTCGATGCACCAGGACGTGGCCGGGGGTCGCCGGACGGAGGTCGAAGCGATCAACGGCTACGTGGTCGACCGGGCCGCGGCGGCCGGGGAGTCCGTGCCGGTCAACCGGACGCTCGCGGCGCTGATCCGGGGCTGGGAGGCCGGCGCGGGGCTCCGCTAA
- a CDS encoding serine/threonine-protein kinase, with protein MGSSDPSNTGPRGYAFEDIEVLDRIGAGGTADVYRARIDGVEGDRRIALKTPRLSDYETVEASFFDDFVEEASIWNRLDDHEGIVDVLDWGTEPYPWIAMEYMDAGHLGDRAPDLPLERRVDLFADVCDAVFHAHRHGITHGDIKPENVLLTRSDGELVPKVGDWGLATVLLEHSRSRDGLTMAYSAPEQIDPDTHGRTDDRTDIYQLSAVAYELFTGSTPFDAAGTGELVHRILHDRPTPPSERADVPAPLDDAILTGLERDREDRYETVLYLRDAVEEAMSAGRTTPDGTATDDRSGPADDPDDTEDDAGRSVGGGPATEPDVGTTADATSTTDGRTVTESATSDEGRGPSDPTETGTVTLDAASDDAQSGGLIARLHRPVESLATGRGVAASVAFAVHYPRSIDRRTLRNWWAVVLASTLVVPAPLVMGFVLEAIRGAADGRALEFRLGDGAWADHYRRGLVGYALPLGPFLLFAAVAEPGGAAASATTAEGLAATLTLVSWVLLPGLLSTYATGGLSALATQAHWRGYATRHYVGTFAGTLLVGVIAYFVATGLALTIVGIVVAYLYPMVAVGGFLGRRVRPAD; from the coding sequence ATGGGATCGTCGGACCCCTCGAACACGGGGCCGCGGGGCTACGCCTTCGAGGATATCGAAGTACTCGATCGTATCGGCGCGGGCGGGACCGCCGACGTCTACCGGGCGCGGATCGACGGCGTCGAGGGGGACCGCCGGATCGCACTCAAGACGCCGCGCCTCTCCGATTACGAGACCGTCGAGGCTTCCTTCTTCGACGACTTCGTCGAGGAGGCGAGCATCTGGAACCGGCTCGACGACCACGAGGGCATCGTCGACGTACTGGACTGGGGGACGGAGCCGTACCCCTGGATCGCGATGGAGTACATGGACGCCGGTCACCTGGGCGACCGTGCGCCCGACCTCCCCCTCGAACGGCGGGTCGACCTCTTCGCCGACGTCTGTGACGCCGTGTTTCACGCCCACAGACACGGGATCACCCACGGCGACATCAAGCCCGAGAACGTCCTGCTCACGCGGTCGGACGGGGAACTGGTCCCGAAGGTCGGGGACTGGGGGTTGGCGACGGTCCTGCTCGAACACTCGCGGTCGCGGGACGGGTTGACGATGGCGTACTCCGCACCGGAACAGATCGATCCCGACACACACGGCCGAACCGACGACCGTACGGACATCTACCAGCTCAGCGCCGTCGCGTACGAACTGTTCACGGGATCGACGCCGTTCGACGCGGCGGGCACCGGGGAACTCGTCCACCGGATCCTGCACGACCGGCCGACACCGCCGTCCGAGCGGGCCGACGTTCCCGCGCCCCTCGACGACGCGATCCTCACGGGGCTCGAACGGGACCGGGAGGACCGCTACGAGACGGTCCTGTACCTCCGCGACGCCGTCGAAGAGGCGATGTCGGCGGGCCGGACGACGCCGGACGGGACGGCGACCGACGACCGATCCGGACCGGCGGACGACCCCGACGACACCGAGGACGACGCCGGACGCAGCGTCGGCGGCGGACCGGCGACCGAACCGGACGTAGGAACGACGGCCGACGCCACCTCGACGACCGACGGGCGGACGGTGACCGAGTCGGCCACCTCCGACGAGGGTCGGGGGCCGTCCGATCCGACCGAAACCGGTACCGTGACACTCGACGCGGCGAGCGACGACGCGCAGTCCGGTGGACTGATCGCCCGGCTCCACCGACCGGTCGAGTCGCTGGCGACCGGTCGCGGCGTCGCTGCCAGCGTCGCGTTCGCCGTTCACTACCCCCGGTCGATCGACCGGCGAACCCTGCGCAACTGGTGGGCGGTCGTGCTCGCGTCGACACTGGTGGTTCCGGCACCGCTCGTGATGGGGTTCGTCCTGGAGGCGATCCGCGGGGCGGCCGACGGCCGCGCACTGGAGTTTCGGCTGGGCGACGGGGCCTGGGCGGACCACTACCGACGCGGACTGGTGGGGTACGCACTCCCTCTCGGGCCCTTCCTGTTGTTCGCGGCCGTCGCCGAGCCGGGCGGCGCCGCCGCCAGCGCCACGACCGCCGAAGGGCTCGCGGCCACCCTGACGCTCGTCTCCTGGGTGCTCCTCCCGGGTCTGCTCTCGACGTACGCCACGGGGGGACTCTCGGCGCTCGCAACCCAGGCCCACTGGCGGGGGTACGCGACGCGGCACTACGTCGGGACGTTCGCGGGCACCCTCCTCGTGGGAGTGATCGCCTACTTCGTCGCGACGGGTCTCGCCCTCACCATCGTCGGCATCGTCGTCGCGTATCTGTACCCCATGGTCGCGGTCGGTGGGTTCCTGGGCCGACGCGTCCGCCCCGCCGACTGA